One segment of Shewanella piezotolerans WP3 DNA contains the following:
- a CDS encoding precorrin-2 dehydrogenase/sirohydrochlorin ferrochelatase family protein, producing MQYFPLFVDTQSLKVLIVGAGEVASRKLDLLSRTDADIHVIAKESCNEVLAYLHKERISLEEREVNFEDINGWDLVYLATADKALNEKLATLAQQRHIWVNVVDNPEFCRFITPSIIDRGRLQIAISTAGAAPVFARELRSRLESWLPHSITPLFDYIAERRSDVQQRLPVFKDRRVFWERFFKLNQSRFDADTPNHYQDSFSLSKVKGELVLLDTKIEAELLPIAAMPYLQKLDTIFSSTALPHKLNELLRRDAARATIVTDKKLKQALDDGEHCLVYAEPNEINRLSVLFPQAKRLKMGAI from the coding sequence ATGCAGTATTTTCCATTGTTTGTAGATACCCAATCTTTAAAGGTTTTGATTGTTGGCGCTGGAGAAGTGGCAAGTCGCAAGCTCGACCTATTGAGTCGGACTGATGCTGACATACATGTGATAGCAAAAGAGAGCTGCAATGAAGTGCTGGCGTATCTGCACAAGGAGCGCATAAGCCTTGAAGAGCGGGAAGTTAACTTTGAGGATATCAATGGTTGGGACTTAGTTTATTTAGCAACTGCAGATAAAGCGCTAAATGAAAAGCTTGCAACATTGGCACAACAGCGTCATATATGGGTCAATGTAGTCGATAACCCAGAGTTTTGTCGGTTTATTACTCCGTCAATTATAGACCGAGGTCGTTTACAGATAGCAATTAGTACCGCTGGAGCTGCACCTGTTTTTGCTCGAGAGCTCAGATCTCGGCTTGAATCATGGTTACCACATTCTATTACACCGTTATTTGACTATATCGCCGAGCGCCGCAGCGATGTGCAGCAAAGGTTACCTGTGTTCAAAGATAGACGAGTATTTTGGGAACGTTTCTTTAAGCTTAACCAGTCTCGCTTCGATGCTGATACTCCAAACCATTATCAAGATAGTTTTTCGCTTTCCAAGGTCAAAGGAGAGCTGGTACTACTAGATACCAAAATAGAAGCTGAGTTACTCCCAATTGCTGCGATGCCATATTTACAAAAGTTAGATACTATTTTTAGCAGCACTGCATTGCCGCACAAACTTAATGAACTACTTCGACGAGACGCAGCTAGAGCTACAATTGTTACTGATAAAAAACTTAAGCAAGCACTGGATGATGGAGAGCATTGCTTGGTGTATGCAGAGCCAAATGAAATTAATCGATTATCAGTGTTATTTCCGCAAGCAAAGCGTTTAAAAATGGGCGCTATTTAG
- a CDS encoding YaeQ family protein — protein sequence MALKATVFKVSIQIADMDRGYYNDHQLTLAQHPSETDERMMVRLLAFAMNASESLAFSKGMCVEDEPELWDKTLSGEIDLWVEFGQSDEKWLRKACGRSKQVLLITYGGRSVPIWWKQNEAAFERYDNLTVTNIPEDAVKAMGQLVGKNMALQINICEGQIWISDENDSVLVEPELLKGEL from the coding sequence ATGGCCTTAAAAGCAACAGTATTCAAAGTCTCTATTCAAATCGCCGATATGGATCGCGGTTACTATAACGATCATCAGCTTACACTTGCGCAGCATCCGTCAGAGACCGACGAGCGCATGATGGTGAGATTACTAGCTTTTGCGATGAATGCCAGCGAATCACTCGCTTTTAGTAAAGGTATGTGTGTTGAAGATGAACCTGAGCTTTGGGATAAGACCTTATCTGGTGAAATCGATCTCTGGGTAGAGTTTGGCCAAAGTGATGAGAAATGGTTACGTAAAGCATGCGGCCGATCTAAACAGGTTCTGCTTATTACTTATGGAGGCCGCAGCGTCCCAATATGGTGGAAGCAAAACGAAGCTGCATTTGAGCGGTATGATAATCTAACGGTAACCAACATTCCTGAAGATGCAGTTAAAGCAATGGGGCAACTTGTAGGGAAAAATATGGCTTTGCAGATCAACATTTGTGAAGGTCAGATTTGGATCTCAGATGAAAACGATAGCGTGTTGGTTGAGCCTGAATTGCTAAAAGGTGAGTTGTAG
- a CDS encoding YecH family metal-binding protein produces the protein MSESIHGHQVMEMMLDHGESLTPQALKALMHAKFGANALYHTCSAQEMDADALIVFLEKKGKFIHSEAGIATAADRICSH, from the coding sequence ATGTCAGAGTCAATACACGGTCATCAAGTGATGGAAATGATGTTAGATCATGGTGAGTCGTTAACGCCACAAGCGTTGAAAGCCTTAATGCACGCAAAGTTTGGTGCTAATGCGCTCTACCATACCTGCTCAGCACAAGAGATGGATGCAGATGCACTGATCGTATTTTTAGAAAAGAAAGGAAAATTTATTCATTCTGAAGCGGGTATTGCAACCGCAGCCGATCGTATTTGTAGCCACTAG
- a CDS encoding phosphate-starvation-inducible protein PsiE: MDKMYRKYGISSIKAVEHLVLIIIAIATIVAIGQEIVHIFKAGEVALADLLLLFIYLEVLAMVSHYAESGKLPIRMPLYIAIVALARYLILDMKAMDDWRIAAISFSTLILASTVIVIRWGQLKLPYPRPKGDD; encoded by the coding sequence ATGGATAAAATGTATCGAAAATACGGTATTAGCAGCATCAAAGCTGTTGAACATTTAGTTTTAATCATTATTGCCATTGCGACGATTGTTGCGATTGGACAAGAGATTGTGCATATATTCAAGGCGGGTGAAGTTGCGTTAGCTGATTTGCTATTGCTGTTTATTTATTTAGAAGTTCTTGCGATGGTGTCTCATTACGCGGAGTCAGGCAAACTGCCCATTAGAATGCCGCTTTATATTGCGATTGTTGCGTTAGCTCGTTATCTCATTCTGGATATGAAAGCAATGGACGACTGGCGTATCGCGGCCATATCGTTCTCCACCCTTATTTTGGCATCTACCGTGATAGTGATCCGTTGGGGCCAATTGAAGTTACCATACCCACGTCCTAAGGGTGATGATTAA
- the suhB gene encoding inositol-1-monophosphatase — translation MLPMHTIAVRAARAAGQTIIRAYAELDRIEVTSKGTNDFVTNVDKEAEAAITYQIRKAYPDHTIIGEETGENKGASKDYVWIIDPLDGTNNFVRGIPHFAVSIAMQFKGKTEVAVVYDPIRDELFSAVRGKGAKLNDFRIRVKSSNDLSNNIIATGFPFKAKQHTETYMKLFASTFTQCADLRRAGSAALDLAYLAAGRVDGFFEIGLKPWDIAAGDLIVREAGGTVTDFTGNHGYLASGNIVAGSPKTTTALVKSFRPLLSEALKR, via the coding sequence ATGCTTCCAATGCATACTATTGCTGTGCGCGCCGCTCGCGCTGCCGGCCAAACGATTATACGTGCTTATGCAGAATTAGACCGTATTGAAGTCACTTCAAAAGGGACGAATGACTTCGTAACTAACGTAGATAAAGAAGCAGAAGCTGCAATTACCTATCAGATCCGTAAAGCTTACCCTGACCACACTATCATTGGTGAAGAGACTGGTGAGAATAAAGGCGCTAGCAAAGATTACGTCTGGATCATTGACCCACTGGATGGCACTAATAACTTCGTAAGAGGTATTCCCCACTTTGCTGTATCTATCGCGATGCAGTTTAAAGGCAAAACAGAAGTCGCTGTTGTTTATGACCCAATCCGTGATGAGCTATTTTCGGCTGTTCGTGGTAAAGGCGCTAAACTAAACGATTTCCGTATCCGTGTTAAGTCTTCTAATGATCTAAGTAACAACATCATTGCTACTGGATTTCCATTCAAGGCGAAACAGCACACTGAAACTTATATGAAGCTTTTTGCATCAACATTTACCCAGTGTGCAGATCTTCGTCGAGCAGGTTCTGCAGCACTAGATCTTGCATACCTTGCCGCAGGCCGAGTTGATGGTTTCTTTGAAATTGGCCTTAAGCCATGGGATATCGCTGCGGGTGATTTGATCGTTCGTGAAGCTGGCGGTACAGTGACTGACTTTACTGGTAACCACGGTTACCTAGCATCAGGTAACATCGTTGCTGGTTCACCAAAAACAACTACTGCACTTGTTAAGTCGTTCCGCCCATTATTGAGCGAAGCACTTAAGCGCTAA
- the trmJ gene encoding tRNA (cytosine(32)/uridine(32)-2'-O)-methyltransferase TrmJ yields the protein MLSNIRVVLVGTSHPGNIGSTARAMKTMGLSSLYLAEPKVAPDGHSVALAAGASDILKHAVTVDSVEEAIADCSLVIATSARSRTLDWPMLEPREAGEKLVESALTGPVAIVFGRENNGLTNEELQRCDYHVAIPANPEYTSLNLAQAVQIICYEARVAHLAQVQKEFESNKLEGFVEPDNEYPFSKERENFFEHMENTLLSTNFIVKQHPGQVMTKLRRLFSRARIERQEMNILRGILTSVDKIVAKKDTNDK from the coding sequence ATGCTCAGCAATATTCGCGTCGTTCTTGTCGGTACATCCCACCCAGGCAATATAGGTTCCACTGCCCGTGCAATGAAAACCATGGGGTTGTCCTCTTTATACTTAGCAGAACCAAAGGTGGCACCAGATGGCCACTCTGTGGCATTAGCTGCTGGGGCTTCAGATATTTTAAAACATGCAGTTACCGTTGATTCTGTTGAAGAAGCCATCGCAGACTGTAGTTTAGTTATTGCCACTAGTGCACGCAGTCGCACACTGGATTGGCCAATGTTAGAACCGCGAGAGGCTGGTGAAAAACTGGTTGAGTCAGCGCTGACAGGGCCTGTCGCAATCGTGTTTGGGCGTGAGAATAATGGTTTAACTAACGAAGAGCTGCAGCGCTGTGACTACCATGTCGCTATCCCTGCGAATCCTGAATACACCTCGCTCAACTTAGCGCAAGCAGTTCAGATTATCTGTTATGAAGCGCGTGTTGCTCATCTTGCCCAAGTGCAAAAAGAGTTTGAAAGTAATAAGCTTGAAGGGTTTGTTGAGCCAGATAATGAATATCCGTTTTCAAAAGAGCGTGAAAATTTCTTCGAGCATATGGAGAATACACTGCTTTCGACCAATTTTATTGTTAAACAGCACCCTGGTCAGGTTATGACTAAGTTACGCCGACTGTTTAGCCGTGCACGAATTGAGCGTCAAGAGATGAATATCTTGCGCGGAATTCTGACTTCGGTAGATAAGATTGTTGCTAAAAAAGACACTAACGATAAGTAA
- the cysE gene encoding serine O-acetyltransferase, whose product MGVIARLKDDIASIYHRDPAANGTIEILFNYPGMQAIWIHRISNKLWVRKWRLLSRCLSTFSRWLTGVEIHPGATIGDRFFIDHGMGVVIGETAEIGNDCTLYHGVTLGGTTWQSGKRHPTLGNNVVIGAGAKILGPITMHDGARVGSNSVVVKDVPIDTTVVGIPGRAVASPSEQTKEQTDRRTEMAKKYGFDAYAVAPDNPDPVANAIGQMLDHMHLMDSKVQEVCQAVQTLGGSVCTEKLPELEVDEFSEAELAAAQKRQKSLDEFDPII is encoded by the coding sequence ATGGGTGTTATCGCGAGACTTAAAGATGATATAGCGTCTATTTATCACAGAGACCCTGCCGCGAATGGGACAATTGAAATACTGTTCAATTACCCAGGGATGCAAGCAATATGGATCCACAGGATCAGTAACAAGCTTTGGGTTCGTAAGTGGCGCTTGTTATCGCGATGTTTATCAACATTTTCTCGCTGGTTAACCGGTGTTGAAATTCATCCTGGTGCCACCATTGGCGACCGCTTCTTTATTGACCATGGCATGGGGGTGGTGATAGGTGAAACGGCCGAAATTGGTAATGACTGTACGCTTTATCACGGGGTTACACTCGGTGGTACCACATGGCAGTCTGGTAAACGTCACCCTACGTTAGGCAATAATGTTGTTATTGGCGCCGGTGCGAAGATACTTGGCCCGATTACTATGCATGACGGTGCTCGTGTTGGTTCTAACTCGGTAGTCGTGAAAGACGTCCCCATTGATACTACTGTTGTTGGTATTCCAGGCCGCGCAGTTGCCAGTCCTTCGGAGCAAACTAAAGAGCAAACAGACCGACGCACGGAGATGGCAAAAAAGTATGGTTTTGATGCTTATGCCGTTGCACCAGACAATCCAGATCCAGTCGCTAACGCGATCGGCCAAATGTTAGATCACATGCACTTGATGGATTCGAAAGTGCAAGAAGTTTGTCAGGCTGTTCAAACTTTGGGCGGTAGCGTTTGCACAGAAAAGCTCCCCGAGCTAGAAGTCGATGAGTTTAGTGAAGCTGAATTAGCTGCCGCACAGAAACGTCAGAAGTCATTAGATGAGTTTGATCCCATTATCTAG
- the iscR gene encoding Fe-S cluster assembly transcriptional regulator IscR — MKLTSKGRYAVTAMLDVAMHSTDGPVPLADISERQGISLSYLEQLFAKLRKNGLVSSVRGPGGGYRLGTDACEISVGMVVRAVDESVDATRCQGQGNCQSGTRCLTHSLWGDLSSQISDFLNGISLAGLMRKRDVQFISVKQDKLQQEQRISI; from the coding sequence ATGAAACTTACATCAAAAGGTCGATATGCAGTCACTGCAATGTTAGATGTTGCAATGCACTCAACTGATGGCCCAGTGCCACTAGCCGACATTTCAGAGCGCCAAGGGATCTCTCTATCTTACCTAGAACAACTTTTCGCAAAGCTAAGAAAAAATGGACTTGTATCAAGCGTCAGAGGCCCTGGTGGCGGATATCGTTTGGGAACTGATGCATGTGAAATTTCTGTTGGTATGGTTGTACGAGCCGTTGATGAATCAGTTGACGCCACACGCTGCCAAGGGCAGGGGAATTGTCAGAGCGGAACACGATGCCTGACTCATTCTTTATGGGGCGATTTGAGTTCACAGATTTCTGATTTTTTAAATGGCATTTCGCTTGCCGGATTAATGCGAAAAAGAGATGTGCAATTTATCTCAGTTAAACAAGATAAATTACAGCAGGAACAGAGAATCAGCATTTAA
- a CDS encoding IscS subfamily cysteine desulfurase, giving the protein MKLPIYLDYAATTPVDPRVAEKMMQCMTMDGIFGNPASRSHRYGWQAEEAVDIARNQIAELINADPREIVFTSGATESDNLAIKGVAHFYQKKGKHIITSKTEHKAVLDTCRQLEREGYEVTYLQPEANGLIPVAMIEAAMREDTLLVSIMQVNNEIGVIQDIDAIGELCRSRKIVFHVDAAQSAGKMPIDVQKTKVDLMSISAHKMYGPKGIGALYVSRKPRIRLEAAMHGGGHERGMRSGTLATHQIVGFGEAAAIAKTDMDSDNERIRRLRDKLWNGINHIEETYINGDMEQRHCGSLNVSFNFVEGESLMMALKDLAVSSGSACTSASLEPSYVLRALGLNDEMAHSSIRFSIGRFTTDEEIEHAIETITESIGNLREMSPLWEMFKDGIDLDSVQWAHH; this is encoded by the coding sequence ATGAAGCTACCTATCTATCTAGATTATGCTGCAACAACGCCAGTTGATCCTCGTGTTGCAGAAAAAATGATGCAGTGTATGACAATGGACGGCATTTTTGGTAATCCAGCGTCTCGTTCTCACCGATACGGCTGGCAAGCTGAAGAAGCTGTTGATATTGCTCGTAACCAGATTGCAGAACTTATCAATGCCGATCCACGTGAAATCGTTTTCACCTCTGGTGCAACTGAATCTGACAACCTCGCGATTAAAGGTGTTGCTCACTTCTACCAGAAGAAGGGTAAACACATTATCACTAGTAAGACTGAACATAAGGCTGTTTTAGACACCTGTCGTCAGTTAGAGCGTGAAGGTTATGAAGTGACTTATCTTCAGCCTGAAGCTAACGGCCTTATTCCGGTTGCAATGATTGAAGCTGCCATGCGTGAAGATACTTTGCTTGTTAGTATTATGCAGGTTAACAACGAAATTGGTGTTATCCAAGATATCGATGCCATTGGTGAGCTTTGTCGTTCGCGTAAAATCGTCTTCCATGTCGACGCTGCTCAAAGTGCTGGCAAAATGCCAATTGATGTGCAAAAGACAAAAGTTGATTTGATGTCTATTTCTGCTCACAAAATGTATGGCCCAAAAGGTATCGGCGCGTTATATGTCAGTCGTAAGCCTCGTATTCGTCTAGAAGCCGCAATGCACGGTGGTGGCCATGAACGCGGTATGCGCAGTGGTACTTTGGCTACTCATCAGATTGTTGGCTTTGGCGAAGCAGCAGCGATTGCCAAAACCGATATGGATTCTGATAACGAGCGTATCCGCCGCCTGCGTGACAAGCTGTGGAATGGCATCAACCACATTGAAGAGACTTATATTAACGGTGATATGGAGCAAAGACATTGCGGTAGTTTGAATGTCAGCTTTAATTTCGTTGAAGGTGAATCCTTGATGATGGCACTTAAAGATTTAGCGGTTTCATCGGGTTCAGCCTGTACTTCAGCAAGTCTTGAGCCTAGCTATGTTCTTCGTGCTCTTGGCTTAAATGATGAGATGGCACATAGCTCAATTCGATTCTCAATTGGTCGCTTTACGACTGATGAAGAGATCGAACATGCAATAGAAACAATTACAGAATCTATTGGTAACTTAAGGGAAATGTCACCGCTTTGGGAAATGTTCAAAGACGGTATTGATCTGGACTCAGTCCAGTGGGCACATCACTAA
- the iscU gene encoding Fe-S cluster assembly scaffold IscU, with product MAYSEKVIDHYENPRNVGSFDKNDSSVVTGMVGAPACGDVMKLQLRIDDNGIIEDAKFKTYGCGSAIASSSLVTEWVKGKTVEEAGAIKNTDIAEELALPPVKIHCSILAEDAIKAALDEYKTKQSK from the coding sequence ATGGCTTATAGCGAAAAAGTAATTGATCATTATGAGAACCCACGTAACGTAGGTTCATTTGATAAAAACGATTCTTCAGTGGTCACTGGAATGGTGGGCGCACCAGCTTGTGGTGACGTTATGAAACTGCAGTTGCGTATTGATGATAATGGTATTATCGAAGATGCTAAATTTAAGACATATGGCTGCGGTAGTGCGATTGCATCTAGCTCATTAGTGACTGAATGGGTTAAGGGCAAAACTGTAGAAGAAGCCGGTGCAATTAAAAACACCGATATAGCTGAAGAGCTGGCACTTCCACCAGTTAAAATTCACTGTTCGATTTTGGCTGAAGATGCCATTAAAGCTGCTCTGGATGAGTATAAAACAAAGCAATCGAAGTAA
- the iscA gene encoding iron-sulfur cluster assembly protein IscA, with protein MAISITPAAAERVKSFLESRGKGLGLRLGLRTSGCSGMAYVLEFVDDLNDDDELYDIDGVKIIIDAKSFIYLQGIELDFVKEGLNEGFQFNNPNAKGECGCGESFTV; from the coding sequence ATGGCAATTAGTATCACTCCCGCTGCGGCAGAACGAGTTAAAAGCTTTTTAGAGAGTCGCGGCAAAGGTCTAGGTCTGCGTTTAGGACTAAGAACATCAGGTTGCTCAGGTATGGCATACGTACTTGAGTTTGTTGATGACTTGAATGACGACGATGAACTTTATGATATTGATGGTGTAAAGATCATTATCGATGCGAAAAGCTTTATCTATCTTCAAGGGATTGAGTTGGACTTCGTTAAAGAAGGCCTTAACGAAGGTTTCCAATTTAATAACCCTAATGCGAAAGGTGAATGTGGTTGCGGTGAAAGTTTTACCGTATAA
- the hscB gene encoding co-chaperone HscB, with translation MNYFELFSLSPSYDVDTAILAERYRDLQRAVHPDKFANASEQDKRLSVQRTAQINDAFQTLKNPIQRAEHILALKGLELSHESTTLKDTTFLMQQMEWRESLEEISDSDDPDAEIQALYDSFDTFAKQITAVLKVQLASDLASEHLQAADQIRKLKFMAKLQDELARVEDALLG, from the coding sequence ATGAATTATTTTGAGCTGTTTAGTTTATCTCCTTCCTATGATGTCGACACCGCCATTCTTGCAGAGCGCTACCGCGATCTGCAAAGGGCGGTTCATCCCGACAAATTTGCTAACGCTAGCGAACAAGATAAACGTTTATCTGTACAACGTACCGCGCAGATCAATGATGCCTTTCAAACATTGAAAAACCCGATTCAACGCGCAGAACACATACTCGCCCTAAAGGGGCTAGAGTTAAGTCATGAGTCGACTACGCTTAAAGACACGACATTTTTGATGCAACAGATGGAGTGGCGAGAATCGCTTGAAGAAATTAGTGATAGCGATGATCCAGATGCAGAAATACAAGCACTTTATGACTCATTTGACACGTTTGCAAAGCAGATCACAGCTGTACTAAAAGTGCAGTTGGCAAGTGATTTAGCATCTGAACATTTGCAGGCTGCTGACCAAATTCGTAAACTTAAGTTTATGGCAAAATTACAAGACGAGTTAGCTAGAGTTGAAGATGCTCTCTTAGGTTAA
- the hscA gene encoding Fe-S protein assembly chaperone HscA translates to MALLQIAEPGLTAAPHQHRLAVGIDLGTTNSLVAAVRSGVANTLADESAQHSLPSVVRYTQDSVFVGREAEAFSAQDPQNTIISVKRFMGRSLDDIQSGSQTFPYIFEASDNGLPIFITPQGKVNPIQVSADILKPLVERAESTLGGTLEGVVITVPAYFDDAQRQGTKEAAALVGVKVLRLLNEPTAAAIAYGLDSGQEGVIAVYDLGGGTFDISILRLNKGVFEVLATGGDSALGGDDFDHMLQAHFQQQWSLDEVSAGLSRMLLIEARKVKEALTDSDNTTANVTDDNGNVLSLNVSRATFDEMISKLVKKTVSSCRRALRDAGVSTDEVIETVMVGGSTRVPLVRGEVANFFGKTPLTSIDPDRVVAIGAAIQADILVGNKPDSDLLLLDVIPLSLGIETMGGLVEKVVARNTTIPVARAQEFTTFKDGQTAMAFHVVQGERELVADCRSLARFTLNGIPPLAAGAAHIRVTFQVDADGLLSVTAMEKSTGVKTTIQVKPSFGLSDAEIGSMLKDSMANAKEDISRRMLAEKQVEAARVLESLSAALNKDGQLLAANELSAIQGAMALLAQLAEEKDTDAIEDAIEALDTATQDFAAKRMDNSIKLALKGQSVDNI, encoded by the coding sequence ATGGCACTTTTGCAGATAGCAGAGCCTGGACTGACCGCAGCTCCTCATCAACACCGCTTAGCGGTGGGTATCGATTTAGGCACGACAAACTCTCTAGTTGCCGCAGTTAGAAGTGGTGTAGCCAATACATTGGCTGATGAGAGTGCGCAGCATTCGTTACCTTCAGTTGTTCGCTATACCCAAGACTCAGTATTTGTTGGGCGTGAAGCTGAAGCTTTTTCTGCGCAGGATCCACAAAATACTATCATTTCAGTAAAACGATTCATGGGTCGTAGCCTTGATGATATTCAATCAGGTAGCCAAACATTCCCATACATCTTTGAAGCCAGTGATAATGGTTTACCCATTTTTATTACACCTCAGGGTAAAGTTAACCCGATACAAGTCTCTGCTGATATTCTAAAACCGCTAGTTGAGCGTGCTGAATCTACATTAGGTGGCACGCTAGAAGGGGTGGTTATTACTGTGCCTGCGTATTTTGATGATGCACAACGCCAGGGTACTAAGGAGGCAGCAGCGCTTGTTGGTGTTAAAGTGCTAAGGCTACTCAATGAGCCAACTGCAGCGGCAATTGCCTACGGACTCGATTCAGGTCAGGAAGGGGTCATAGCTGTTTATGATCTCGGCGGCGGTACATTTGATATTTCAATTCTTCGATTGAATAAAGGCGTGTTTGAAGTGCTGGCTACAGGCGGCGATAGTGCGCTTGGCGGTGATGATTTCGATCATATGTTACAAGCACATTTCCAACAGCAGTGGTCATTAGATGAGGTTAGTGCAGGTTTAAGCCGCATGCTACTTATCGAAGCTCGTAAGGTCAAAGAAGCATTAACTGACAGTGACAACACTACAGCAAATGTAACCGATGATAACGGTAATGTACTATCCCTGAACGTTTCTCGTGCGACGTTTGATGAGATGATTAGCAAGTTAGTCAAAAAGACCGTTTCTAGTTGTCGTCGTGCGCTTAGAGATGCAGGTGTTAGTACTGATGAAGTTATCGAGACTGTGATGGTTGGTGGCTCGACTCGCGTCCCTTTAGTGCGGGGAGAGGTGGCTAATTTCTTTGGTAAAACACCGTTGACATCAATTGATCCCGATAGAGTCGTTGCAATCGGTGCCGCAATTCAAGCTGATATTTTGGTCGGTAATAAGCCTGATTCAGACCTATTACTTCTGGATGTGATCCCACTGTCTTTAGGCATTGAGACCATGGGCGGACTGGTGGAAAAAGTGGTTGCTCGTAATACCACTATCCCGGTTGCTCGTGCGCAAGAGTTTACCACCTTCAAAGATGGTCAAACTGCAATGGCATTCCATGTGGTACAAGGCGAACGAGAGCTCGTTGCAGATTGTCGTTCACTTGCGAGATTCACGCTTAATGGGATCCCTCCGCTAGCGGCTGGTGCAGCCCATATACGAGTGACTTTCCAAGTTGATGCCGATGGTCTGTTAAGCGTGACAGCTATGGAAAAATCAACTGGCGTGAAAACAACCATTCAGGTGAAACCATCGTTTGGTTTATCAGATGCAGAAATTGGTAGCATGCTTAAGGATTCAATGGCTAATGCAAAAGAAGACATCTCTCGCCGCATGCTAGCCGAGAAACAAGTTGAAGCTGCAAGGGTATTAGAGTCGTTGAGTGCCGCGTTAAATAAAGATGGTCAATTGTTAGCTGCTAACGAATTAAGTGCTATTCAGGGCGCTATGGCGTTGCTTGCACAGCTTGCAGAAGAAAAAGACACCGATGCTATCGAAGATGCAATCGAAGCATTAGATACCGCGACGCAGGACTTTGCTGCTAAGCGTATGGATAATTCAATCAAGCTGGCGCTTAAAGGCCAGTCTGTTGACAATATATAG
- the fdx gene encoding ISC system 2Fe-2S type ferredoxin, translating to MPQIVFLPHEDLCPDGAVVEATEGETVLDVALRNGILIEHACEKSCACTTCHCIVREGFDDLEESDELEDDMLDKAWGLEPESRLSCQAKVPESDLVVEIPKYTINMVSEGH from the coding sequence ATGCCACAAATAGTTTTTTTACCTCATGAAGATTTATGTCCTGATGGAGCCGTTGTAGAAGCGACTGAAGGCGAAACAGTATTAGACGTAGCGCTACGTAACGGGATCTTAATTGAGCATGCATGTGAAAAGTCTTGCGCGTGTACCACGTGTCATTGCATCGTGCGTGAAGGGTTCGACGATTTAGAAGAGAGTGATGAACTCGAAGATGACATGCTTGATAAAGCGTGGGGGCTCGAGCCTGAGAGCCGCTTGTCTTGCCAAGCAAAAGTTCCTGAAAGTGATTTGGTGGTCGAAATACCAAAGTACACCATTAACATGGTAAGTGAAGGCCACTAG
- the iscX gene encoding Fe-S cluster assembly protein IscX, whose amino-acid sequence MGLKWIDSQDIALELLEHYPDIEPETIRFTDLCEWVIKLAAFDDDPNHCNERVLEAIQARWIDEK is encoded by the coding sequence ATGGGACTTAAATGGATTGACTCACAAGACATTGCACTAGAACTTTTAGAACATTATCCGGATATAGAACCTGAGACTATTCGCTTTACTGATCTTTGTGAGTGGGTGATCAAACTAGCGGCATTTGACGATGATCCTAATCATTGTAATGAACGAGTATTAGAAGCAATCCAAGCTCGCTGGATAGATGAGAAGTGA
- the ndk gene encoding nucleoside-diphosphate kinase, translated as MAIERTFSIIKPDAVAKNHIGAIYNRFETAGLKIIASKMVHLSQEQAEGFYAEHSERPFFGALVAFMTSGPIMVQTLEGENAVLAHREILGATNPAEAAEGTIRADFAESIDENAAHGSDSVASAEREVAYFFSTEELCPRTR; from the coding sequence ATGGCTATCGAACGTACTTTTTCTATCATTAAGCCTGATGCTGTTGCAAAAAACCACATTGGCGCTATCTACAACCGTTTTGAAACTGCTGGCCTGAAAATCATCGCTTCTAAAATGGTACACCTAAGTCAAGAACAAGCAGAAGGCTTTTACGCTGAGCACAGCGAACGTCCTTTCTTTGGTGCACTAGTAGCATTTATGACTTCTGGTCCTATCATGGTTCAGACACTTGAAGGCGAGAACGCTGTTCTAGCACACCGTGAAATTCTAGGTGCTACTAACCCAGCTGAAGCTGCGGAAGGTACTATCCGTGCAGATTTCGCTGAAAGTATTGATGAGAACGCTGCACACGGTTCTGATTCAGTTGCTTCTGCTGAGCGCGAAGTTGCATACTTCTTCAGCACTGAAGAGCTTTGTCCACGTACTCGTTAA